In Myxococcus virescens, a single window of DNA contains:
- a CDS encoding Stp1/IreP family PP2C-type Ser/Thr phosphatase codes for MFAVALTTEAFGLTDVGRKRQHNEDAMLVDAALGLYVVADGMGGHAAGEVASNRATEVVKQHISANRHLLKDLGINPTPDSRSAAAALVEVAVQRACADIYRTAMSDATKRGMGTTFVCLAVGGNKGVIGHVGDSRVYLVRHGQCHRLTEDHTLVAAQLKAGTITKDQAANSQYRNVITRAVGIQESVQVDTLIVDLVPGDMFILCSDGLHGYVEDEEVLPLIAGIAPADLPKRFIDVANERGGKDNITAVVVKVAGEGSSVSEESSEAQSRMEALRKIPLFRHLTYKEQTAVLSIATTRTYPAGREIVVEGQPGEELFVVIRGRVAIEKNGVEIAELRAGGHFGEMGLIDNAPRSATVRATEPTRTMVISRPDLMGLMKRESILAVKMLWSFVQVLSDRLRATNSELSEARQELAVAQAIAPFAEE; via the coding sequence GTGTTCGCGGTGGCCTTGACCACAGAAGCTTTTGGACTGACCGACGTCGGCCGCAAGCGGCAGCACAACGAAGACGCGATGCTGGTGGATGCGGCGCTCGGTCTCTACGTGGTGGCTGACGGCATGGGCGGTCACGCGGCCGGCGAGGTCGCGAGCAACCGGGCCACGGAGGTCGTCAAGCAGCACATCTCCGCCAACCGCCATCTGTTGAAGGACCTGGGTATCAACCCGACGCCGGACAGCCGCTCCGCGGCGGCGGCGCTCGTCGAGGTGGCCGTCCAGCGCGCGTGCGCGGACATCTACCGGACGGCGATGTCGGACGCGACCAAGCGCGGCATGGGCACGACGTTCGTGTGCCTCGCGGTGGGCGGCAACAAGGGCGTCATCGGCCACGTGGGTGACAGCCGTGTCTACCTGGTGCGGCATGGCCAGTGTCACCGGCTGACGGAGGACCACACGCTGGTCGCCGCGCAGCTCAAGGCCGGCACGATTACCAAGGACCAGGCCGCCAACTCGCAGTACCGCAACGTGATTACCCGCGCGGTGGGCATCCAGGAGTCCGTCCAGGTCGACACGCTCATCGTGGACCTGGTGCCCGGGGACATGTTCATCCTCTGCTCGGACGGCCTGCACGGCTATGTCGAGGACGAGGAGGTCCTTCCGCTCATCGCTGGCATCGCGCCCGCGGACCTGCCCAAGCGCTTCATCGACGTCGCCAACGAGCGCGGAGGCAAGGACAACATCACCGCGGTGGTGGTGAAGGTCGCGGGCGAAGGCTCCAGCGTCAGCGAGGAGTCGAGCGAAGCGCAGTCGCGCATGGAGGCGCTGCGCAAGATTCCGCTCTTCCGTCACCTCACCTACAAGGAGCAGACGGCGGTGCTGTCCATCGCGACCACGCGCACGTATCCCGCGGGGCGTGAAATCGTGGTGGAGGGGCAGCCGGGCGAGGAGCTCTTCGTCGTCATCCGGGGCCGGGTGGCCATCGAGAAGAACGGCGTGGAGATCGCCGAGCTGCGCGCGGGGGGCCACTTCGGAGAGATGGGGCTCATCGACAACGCGCCGCGTTCAGCGACGGTGCGGGCGACGGAGCCCACACGCACCATGGTCATCTCGCGGCCGGACCTGATGGGCCTGATGAAGCGCGAGTCCATCCTCGCGGTGAAGATGCTCTGGAGCTTCGTCCAGGTGCTCAGCGACCGGCTTCGCGCCACCAACTCGGAGCTCAGCGAGGCACGGCAGGAACTGGCCGTGGCCCAGGCGATTGCTCCGTTCGCCGAGGAGTAG
- a CDS encoding arginine deiminase family protein yields the protein MAFSEFECWSESGQLDCVAVFRPAALDVTSAEEVAAVGFMRPVTRSEAEDAFGRLRDTLTRLGCQTIDLWELLPERERAVSDTTVNRVFVRDTAAVLGRQLVTGTAAFPVRLAEFDVAHRALSQLQPDLSSDEGATSARIEFGDVFVLDAERLLVNVGLRSDARALQPFLELAWRSGFREAAVVRIPENLGIIHLDLAFNVLGPQAVVARAFLRHTPIQVFAQGVAPHWEPFDGYFAQRGRRVIPFEPKGESGFMSNFIYVGPNLILASESASVGLRPLAKVAGIEVASVDIEALERGNGSVRCLTMPLRRRAV from the coding sequence ATGGCGTTCAGCGAGTTCGAGTGCTGGTCCGAATCAGGCCAGTTGGATTGCGTGGCGGTGTTCCGGCCCGCGGCGCTGGACGTCACCAGCGCGGAGGAGGTGGCGGCGGTCGGCTTCATGCGGCCTGTCACGCGCAGTGAGGCGGAGGACGCCTTTGGCCGCCTGCGGGACACGCTGACGCGTCTCGGCTGCCAGACGATTGACCTGTGGGAGCTGCTACCGGAGCGCGAGCGCGCGGTGAGCGACACCACGGTGAACCGGGTGTTTGTCCGCGATACCGCGGCGGTGCTCGGGCGTCAGTTGGTGACGGGCACTGCGGCCTTTCCCGTGCGGCTGGCGGAGTTCGACGTGGCGCACCGCGCGCTGTCCCAGCTCCAGCCGGACCTGTCGAGCGACGAGGGCGCGACGTCCGCGCGCATCGAGTTCGGGGACGTCTTCGTGCTCGACGCGGAGCGGTTGCTGGTCAACGTGGGGCTGCGCAGCGACGCGCGGGCGCTTCAACCCTTCCTGGAGCTGGCGTGGCGTTCAGGCTTCCGCGAGGCCGCCGTCGTCCGCATCCCGGAGAACCTGGGCATCATCCACCTGGATCTGGCCTTCAACGTGCTTGGGCCGCAGGCGGTGGTGGCGCGGGCCTTTCTTCGCCACACGCCCATCCAGGTGTTCGCACAGGGGGTGGCGCCGCACTGGGAGCCCTTTGACGGCTACTTCGCCCAGCGGGGCCGCCGCGTCATCCCCTTCGAGCCGAAAGGGGAGAGCGGCTTCATGTCGAACTTCATCTACGTGGGGCCCAACCTGATTCTCGCCTCGGAGAGCGCCTCGGTGGGCCTTCGTCCTTTGGCGAAGGTGGCCGGCATCGAGGTGGCGAGCGTCGACATCGAGGCGCTGGAGCGAGGCAACGGCAGCGTCCGGTGTCTTACGATGCCCCTGCGCCGGCGCGCGGTGTAG
- a CDS encoding hybrid non-ribosomal peptide synthetase/type I polyketide synthase, giving the protein MKSSFGVSQAPVDSPLVSGVSGDRTRDEIAAWLRAYVAESAELTPEEVDLQEPFVRYGLTSKDAVFLSGELADWLGRDVSPTILWEHPTIDALSQALARGTEPVAHAPATPVTEAAQDDAIAVVSLGCRFPGAPTPEAFWALLQRGGDAITEVPADRWDAASLYAPDASTPATMNTRWGGFLEDVGAFDPLFFGISPREAVRMDPQQRLLLEVAWEALERAGQAPQGLQGSRTGVFVGISTSDYAQRQFGDRALLDAYAGTGNAHSIAANRLSYVLGLRGPSMAVDTACSSSLVAVHLACQSLRGRECDLAMAGGVNIILSPELTIAFSQAGMMAADGRCKTFDASADGYVRSEGCGIVVLQRLSDALASGAPILAVIRGSAVNHDGLSNGLTAPSGAAQQDVIQQALRQARLSPVQIGYIEAHGTGTPLGDPIELAALSAVLSPGGTAEQRCFIGSAKSNIGHLEAAAGIAGLMKTVLALNHGEIPPQVHLRALNPHIALDASRFPIPTRREPWPQAPGARVAGVSAFGFGGTNAHVILSEPPPRPADAPRVPERDSHVLTLSARSDAALRNLARQYQEHLLRPNAPALADVCFTANTGRNAWPHRLALTANSHAELASRLESFAQGHAVPRLHQGEVQRGAVPRIVFLYPGQGTQYPGMGRQLFDSAPVFREALERCDALLRPHLDVPLLSVLFPTTDATAQLIHQTRYTQPALFALGHALTELWRSWGVVPDAVMGHSVGEFTAAHAAGALGLEEALALLATRSRLIQALPQNGAMAAVLTDEATVRMALESEHLVDVAAINGPRHVVISGEREAVQRITAALQAQGVESRPLTVSHAFHSPLLEPMLDGFEQVARVLPAHAPRLPLISNVTGERMSQAPDAAYWRRHARVPVQFFKSLQTLTQAGPALFIEMGPHDTLLGMAKRCVPESASLWLSSLRRQQDAWETLLDSLGALYTRGVAVPWSAVDADRPRRRVPLPTYPFERQRYLLDSALPSPAHSPTMMTQTSAAAPVVSRQERILTELRAVVALLLQAPPEKLDPRMSFLEMGADSLVLLDAIRNVEKRFGVKLAIRQLFEELTTLDALASHLDQMLPASFALSSAPAATSVPAPLPMSAPPAAANMPSARPGSAVEQLIQQQLQLMAQQLALLGGRPAAPLQLPVAEQEAPAPKAVPTNAAKAGGASPFGAGPKSGTPERELPAVQQRHLDALIAKYTARTKRSKEAAVRYRSKWSDVRWLMNFRAELKEVCYPIVSVRSKGSRLWDADGNEYIDFSMGFGVHLFGHNPPFIMEALQRRLAEGMELGPQSDLGGQAAELLCELTGMKRVTFCNSGTEAVMTALRLARAATGRTKIVMFTGSYHGHSDGTLVVGRMVNGEPQSLPMAAGVSPKVVEDVLVLPYGEDRTLELIREHLHELAGVLVEPVQSRRPNLQPRAFLQALRTMTREAGVPLIFDEVITGFRLHPGGAQAWYGIEADLVTYGKVLGGGMAIGAVADRGGFVDRIDGGDWNYGDASYPAVETTFSAGTFCKHPLTMATTVATLSHLKTQGPALQENLSRRAAGLVARLNDIFQREQAPIEAVHGGSVLRFSAAGNTSYLYQSLEMDLFFCHLIQRGIYIWEGRTCMLSTAHSDEDLDTIVRAVTETVTDMRAGGFWPRTKPPEPTRVEARTLPMTEAQRQLWVLAQMNAGGSISYNLSMSLRLEGVLQPEVLQRAIQHVVDRHEALRIHVHESGEQQTAAASLALSLALHDLSPLPALEQAERLSAWYEQESNTPFDLHRGAPFRANLLKLGAQEHVLVLTAHHVAVDGWSLGVIVREIAARYTELRGGKSTPPPPAMQWGEYVQWLQQQAGTKEQTAHERFWLSRRVETLPALELPIDHGRPAHRSYQGARQTLRLDRATTQSLREAAAQQQSTLFMLLLSVYTTFLHRLTGQDDVLVGIPTAGRGMEGSEGLVGYCSHLLPIASHVQGEQTFSDYVQGLKQVLWEAYEHQDYPFALLIKRLGLPRSTSHTPLVSVTFNLERPLGNLQMDGLRTHFVPQPVRYAAFDLSLNVIDAEDGLVLDFDYNTDLFEAATLARWAQGFRTLLSGALKQPEARVADLPMLTPAERRKVLVAWNQNQVGYREDLLTHQFIEQQAAARPGVHAVELDGQCITYADFNRRANQLAHHLRGLGVGPGVLVGAFIDRSPEMLVTLLAILKAGGAYVPLDPTHPVERLRFLLDDARAAVLVTKQSLAERLPAHTAKVVHLDTDAVTLASRPTENPPNSATATSPAYVIYTSGSTGEPKGVVISHGQMAVHFQDMQLHFELTERDRVLQFASFNFDASLEQILPTFMTGATLVLRGNQVWTPEELARRVVEQRLSVMNFPTAYWQQLTQSWAESPPTIGAHDLRLVIIGGDTVLPKVLELWQHGPLGNVRTLNAYGPTETLITATTFDIPKGWSATRVPIGRPLSNRPCYVLDRHGAPVPIGVAGELHIGGPLVAAGYLHRPELTAQRFVPDPFSDDPAARLYRTGDLVRYRPDGTLEFLGRSDHQVKVRGFRIELGEIESALSAHEHVQEVVVTVREEPGALAGHDKRLVAYVVPSARGSVTPVALRQFLLEKLPDYMVPAFFVVMEAMPLTASGKLDRKALPAPDPEASAPTRPFVAPRTPTEQTLAEVWMKALRLPRVGIHDDFFELGGDSLLATQVASRLRDALKVELPLERLFKQTTIAGLAEHVDTILWASRAAEDTSVSGASREEGEL; this is encoded by the coding sequence ATGAAGTCATCCTTCGGTGTCTCACAGGCCCCTGTGGATTCCCCTCTGGTCTCCGGTGTGTCCGGAGACCGCACGCGCGATGAAATCGCGGCGTGGCTTCGGGCCTACGTCGCCGAGTCCGCCGAGCTCACGCCCGAAGAGGTCGACCTCCAGGAACCCTTCGTTCGCTACGGGCTGACGTCGAAGGACGCGGTGTTCTTGTCGGGTGAGTTGGCGGACTGGCTGGGCCGCGACGTGTCGCCCACCATCCTGTGGGAGCACCCCACCATCGACGCGCTCAGCCAGGCGCTCGCCCGTGGCACCGAACCCGTAGCGCATGCGCCCGCGACGCCCGTCACCGAGGCCGCGCAGGACGACGCCATCGCGGTGGTGTCGCTGGGGTGTCGCTTCCCGGGAGCCCCGACGCCAGAGGCATTCTGGGCGCTGCTCCAGCGCGGCGGGGATGCCATCACCGAAGTTCCCGCGGACCGTTGGGACGCGGCGAGCCTCTACGCGCCGGACGCGTCCACGCCCGCGACGATGAACACGCGATGGGGCGGCTTCCTCGAAGATGTCGGCGCGTTCGATCCGCTCTTCTTCGGCATCTCGCCTCGCGAAGCCGTGCGGATGGATCCGCAGCAGCGCCTGCTCCTGGAAGTCGCGTGGGAGGCGCTGGAGCGCGCGGGACAGGCACCGCAGGGACTCCAGGGCAGTCGCACGGGCGTCTTCGTCGGCATCAGCACCAGCGACTACGCGCAGCGGCAGTTCGGCGACCGCGCCTTGTTGGATGCGTACGCGGGCACTGGCAACGCGCACAGCATCGCGGCCAACCGGCTGTCGTACGTGTTGGGCTTGCGCGGTCCGAGCATGGCCGTGGACACCGCGTGCTCATCCTCACTCGTCGCGGTGCACCTGGCCTGTCAGAGCCTCCGCGGCCGCGAGTGCGACCTGGCGATGGCGGGCGGCGTCAACATCATCCTGTCGCCCGAGCTCACCATCGCCTTCTCGCAGGCGGGGATGATGGCGGCGGATGGACGTTGCAAGACGTTCGACGCGTCGGCCGATGGTTACGTGCGCTCGGAGGGCTGCGGCATCGTCGTCCTTCAGCGCCTGTCGGACGCGCTGGCCTCGGGCGCGCCCATCCTGGCCGTCATCCGCGGCTCGGCCGTGAATCATGACGGACTCAGCAACGGGCTCACCGCGCCCAGCGGCGCCGCGCAGCAGGACGTCATCCAGCAAGCCCTCCGTCAGGCCCGCCTGTCGCCAGTACAGATTGGCTACATCGAAGCCCACGGCACGGGGACGCCGCTGGGCGACCCGATTGAGCTGGCGGCCCTGAGCGCCGTGCTGTCTCCGGGGGGGACGGCGGAGCAGCGCTGCTTCATCGGCTCGGCGAAGAGCAACATCGGCCACCTGGAAGCGGCGGCCGGCATCGCGGGGTTGATGAAGACGGTGCTGGCCCTGAATCACGGCGAGATTCCGCCGCAGGTCCACCTGCGCGCGCTCAACCCGCACATCGCCTTGGACGCGTCCCGATTCCCGATTCCAACCCGCCGGGAGCCTTGGCCCCAAGCGCCCGGCGCGCGTGTCGCGGGAGTCAGCGCCTTCGGCTTCGGTGGAACCAACGCCCACGTCATCCTGAGCGAGCCTCCGCCGCGCCCCGCAGATGCACCTCGCGTCCCCGAGCGCGACAGCCACGTCCTGACGCTGTCGGCCCGGAGCGATGCGGCCCTGCGGAACCTGGCCCGGCAGTACCAGGAGCACCTGCTACGGCCGAACGCCCCCGCGCTGGCGGATGTCTGCTTCACCGCGAACACCGGCCGCAATGCGTGGCCGCATCGGCTCGCGCTCACCGCGAACTCCCATGCGGAGCTGGCGTCGCGGCTCGAGTCCTTCGCCCAAGGGCACGCCGTGCCCAGGCTGCATCAGGGCGAGGTGCAGCGTGGCGCCGTGCCGCGAATCGTCTTCCTGTATCCCGGCCAGGGCACCCAGTACCCCGGCATGGGACGGCAGCTGTTCGACAGCGCGCCCGTCTTCCGTGAAGCCCTGGAGCGCTGCGATGCGCTTCTCCGTCCACACCTGGATGTCCCGCTGCTCTCGGTGCTGTTTCCGACGACAGACGCCACCGCGCAGCTCATCCACCAGACGCGCTACACCCAGCCGGCGTTGTTCGCGCTGGGCCATGCCCTGACGGAGCTGTGGCGTTCGTGGGGCGTGGTGCCCGACGCCGTCATGGGCCACAGCGTGGGCGAATTCACGGCCGCGCACGCGGCGGGCGCGCTTGGGCTGGAGGAGGCGCTGGCCCTGCTGGCCACGCGCAGCCGGCTCATCCAGGCACTGCCCCAGAACGGAGCCATGGCGGCTGTCCTGACGGATGAAGCCACGGTGCGCATGGCGTTGGAGAGCGAGCACCTGGTGGACGTCGCCGCCATCAACGGGCCAAGGCACGTCGTCATCTCCGGTGAGCGCGAAGCGGTCCAGCGCATCACCGCGGCGCTACAGGCGCAAGGTGTCGAGTCGCGACCGCTCACCGTCTCCCACGCGTTCCACTCGCCGCTGCTGGAGCCGATGCTCGATGGCTTCGAGCAGGTAGCCCGCGTCCTGCCCGCCCATGCGCCGCGGCTCCCGCTCATCTCGAACGTCACGGGCGAGCGGATGTCTCAGGCCCCCGACGCCGCCTACTGGCGACGGCACGCGCGCGTTCCTGTCCAGTTCTTCAAGAGCCTCCAGACGCTGACGCAGGCGGGCCCCGCGCTGTTCATCGAGATGGGCCCGCACGACACGCTGCTCGGCATGGCGAAGCGTTGCGTTCCCGAGAGCGCGAGCCTGTGGCTCTCCAGCCTGCGGCGTCAGCAGGATGCCTGGGAGACGCTGCTCGACAGCCTCGGTGCGCTGTACACGCGCGGCGTCGCCGTCCCATGGAGCGCAGTGGACGCGGACCGTCCGCGACGGCGTGTCCCGCTGCCCACCTATCCCTTCGAGCGCCAGAGGTACTTGCTGGACTCCGCGCTCCCCTCCCCTGCCCACAGCCCGACGATGATGACCCAGACCTCTGCCGCAGCGCCCGTCGTGTCACGCCAGGAGCGAATCCTCACGGAGCTCCGCGCGGTCGTCGCATTGCTGCTCCAGGCACCTCCCGAGAAGCTCGACCCGCGCATGTCCTTCCTGGAGATGGGCGCCGACTCCCTCGTGTTGCTGGACGCCATCCGCAACGTGGAGAAGCGCTTCGGCGTGAAGCTGGCCATCCGTCAGCTCTTCGAGGAACTGACGACGCTGGACGCACTGGCGAGCCACCTCGACCAGATGCTGCCCGCGAGCTTCGCCCTGAGCTCCGCGCCAGCCGCGACGAGCGTTCCCGCGCCGCTCCCCATGAGCGCGCCTCCCGCCGCCGCGAACATGCCCTCCGCGCGTCCGGGAAGCGCCGTCGAGCAGCTCATCCAGCAGCAGTTGCAGCTCATGGCGCAGCAGCTCGCGCTCCTGGGCGGACGTCCCGCTGCGCCGCTGCAGCTTCCCGTCGCGGAGCAGGAAGCCCCCGCCCCCAAGGCAGTGCCCACGAACGCCGCGAAGGCTGGAGGCGCGTCACCCTTTGGCGCGGGGCCCAAGTCCGGCACGCCCGAGCGCGAGCTCCCCGCGGTACAGCAGCGTCACCTCGACGCGCTCATCGCGAAGTACACCGCGCGCACGAAGCGCTCGAAGGAAGCAGCCGTCCGCTACCGGTCGAAGTGGAGCGACGTGCGGTGGCTGATGAACTTCCGCGCCGAGCTGAAGGAGGTCTGCTACCCCATCGTCAGCGTGCGTTCGAAGGGCTCGCGGCTCTGGGACGCGGACGGCAACGAGTACATCGACTTCTCCATGGGCTTCGGGGTGCACCTGTTCGGTCACAACCCGCCCTTCATCATGGAGGCGCTGCAACGACGTCTGGCGGAGGGCATGGAGTTGGGCCCCCAGTCGGACCTGGGCGGGCAAGCCGCGGAGCTGCTCTGCGAGCTGACCGGGATGAAGCGCGTCACCTTCTGCAACTCCGGCACGGAGGCGGTGATGACGGCGCTCCGGCTGGCGCGCGCCGCGACGGGTCGCACGAAAATCGTGATGTTCACCGGCTCCTACCACGGCCACTCCGACGGCACGCTGGTGGTGGGGCGCATGGTCAACGGCGAGCCCCAGTCGCTGCCCATGGCGGCGGGCGTGTCTCCCAAGGTCGTCGAGGACGTCCTCGTACTGCCCTACGGCGAGGACCGCACGCTGGAGCTCATCCGCGAGCACCTTCACGAGCTGGCGGGCGTCCTCGTCGAACCCGTGCAGAGCCGCCGTCCCAATCTCCAGCCACGGGCCTTCCTCCAGGCGTTGCGGACGATGACGCGTGAAGCAGGCGTGCCCCTCATCTTCGACGAGGTCATCACCGGCTTCCGGCTCCATCCGGGTGGCGCCCAGGCGTGGTACGGCATCGAGGCGGACCTGGTCACCTACGGCAAGGTGCTCGGTGGCGGCATGGCCATTGGCGCCGTCGCGGACCGCGGCGGATTCGTGGACCGCATCGACGGAGGCGACTGGAACTACGGTGACGCGTCCTACCCCGCTGTCGAGACGACCTTCTCCGCGGGCACGTTCTGCAAGCACCCGCTGACCATGGCGACCACGGTGGCCACGCTGAGCCACCTCAAGACCCAGGGGCCAGCGCTCCAGGAGAATCTGAGCCGCCGTGCCGCGGGGCTGGTTGCTCGTCTCAACGACATCTTCCAGCGCGAGCAGGCGCCCATCGAGGCGGTCCACGGCGGCTCGGTGCTGCGCTTCTCCGCCGCGGGCAACACCAGCTACCTGTACCAGTCGCTGGAGATGGACCTGTTCTTCTGCCACCTCATCCAGCGCGGCATCTACATCTGGGAGGGGCGCACGTGCATGCTCTCCACCGCGCACTCGGACGAGGACCTCGACACCATCGTCCGCGCCGTCACCGAGACGGTGACGGACATGCGCGCGGGCGGATTCTGGCCGCGCACCAAACCGCCCGAGCCCACCCGCGTGGAAGCGCGCACGCTGCCGATGACGGAGGCGCAGCGGCAACTGTGGGTGCTCGCCCAGATGAACGCTGGCGGCTCTATCTCCTACAACCTGTCGATGAGCCTGCGGCTCGAAGGCGTGCTCCAGCCCGAGGTGCTCCAACGCGCCATCCAGCACGTCGTCGACCGGCATGAAGCCCTGCGCATCCACGTCCACGAGTCCGGCGAGCAGCAGACCGCGGCCGCTTCGCTGGCGCTCTCCCTGGCGCTGCACGACCTCTCCCCCCTGCCCGCGCTGGAGCAGGCCGAGCGCCTCTCCGCCTGGTACGAGCAGGAGAGCAACACGCCGTTCGACCTGCACCGCGGTGCGCCCTTCCGCGCCAACCTGCTGAAGCTGGGTGCCCAGGAGCACGTCCTCGTCCTCACCGCGCACCACGTCGCGGTGGACGGCTGGTCGCTGGGCGTCATCGTCCGCGAGATTGCCGCGCGCTATACCGAGCTCCGGGGAGGCAAGAGCACCCCGCCTCCACCCGCGATGCAGTGGGGCGAGTACGTGCAGTGGCTCCAGCAGCAGGCCGGAACCAAGGAGCAGACGGCCCACGAGCGCTTCTGGCTGAGCCGACGCGTGGAGACGCTGCCCGCGCTGGAGCTACCCATCGACCATGGCCGCCCCGCGCACCGCAGCTATCAGGGTGCCCGGCAGACGCTGCGACTGGACCGCGCCACCACCCAGTCCCTGCGGGAGGCGGCGGCGCAGCAGCAGTCCACGCTCTTCATGCTGCTGCTCTCCGTCTACACCACGTTCCTCCACCGCCTGACGGGCCAGGACGACGTCCTGGTGGGCATCCCCACCGCGGGCCGGGGAATGGAGGGCAGCGAGGGGCTGGTGGGCTACTGCTCGCACCTGCTGCCCATCGCCAGTCACGTTCAGGGCGAGCAGACGTTCTCCGACTACGTCCAGGGCCTCAAGCAAGTGCTCTGGGAGGCGTATGAGCACCAGGACTACCCCTTCGCCCTGCTCATCAAGCGCCTGGGACTGCCGCGCAGCACGAGCCACACCCCGCTCGTCAGCGTCACGTTCAACCTGGAGCGCCCCCTGGGGAACCTCCAGATGGACGGCCTTCGGACGCACTTCGTCCCGCAGCCCGTGCGCTACGCCGCCTTCGACCTGAGCCTGAACGTCATCGACGCCGAGGACGGACTCGTCCTCGACTTCGACTACAACACCGACCTGTTCGAAGCGGCGACGCTGGCCCGCTGGGCTCAGGGCTTCCGCACGCTGCTGTCAGGCGCGCTCAAGCAGCCGGAAGCGCGCGTCGCCGACCTGCCGATGCTCACCCCGGCCGAGCGCCGCAAGGTCCTGGTGGCGTGGAACCAGAACCAGGTGGGCTACCGGGAGGATCTGCTCACTCACCAGTTCATCGAACAGCAGGCCGCCGCGAGGCCCGGCGTGCACGCGGTGGAACTGGACGGCCAGTGCATCACCTACGCCGACTTCAACCGGCGCGCGAACCAGCTCGCGCACCACCTGCGCGGCCTGGGTGTCGGACCGGGCGTGCTGGTGGGCGCCTTCATCGACCGCTCGCCGGAGATGCTGGTGACGTTGCTGGCCATCCTCAAGGCCGGTGGCGCCTACGTGCCGCTGGACCCTACACACCCGGTGGAGCGGCTGCGCTTCCTGCTGGACGACGCGCGCGCGGCCGTGCTGGTGACGAAGCAGTCCCTCGCGGAGCGGCTGCCTGCGCACACCGCGAAGGTCGTCCACCTGGACACGGACGCCGTCACGCTGGCGTCTCGCCCCACGGAGAACCCGCCCAACTCCGCGACGGCCACGTCCCCCGCCTACGTCATCTACACCTCCGGTTCCACGGGTGAGCCCAAGGGCGTCGTCATCAGCCACGGCCAGATGGCGGTGCACTTCCAGGACATGCAGCTCCACTTCGAGTTGACCGAGCGCGACCGCGTGTTGCAGTTCGCCTCGTTCAACTTCGACGCGTCCCTGGAGCAGATTCTCCCGACGTTCATGACGGGCGCCACGCTGGTCCTGCGCGGCAACCAGGTCTGGACGCCCGAGGAGCTGGCCCGCCGCGTCGTCGAACAGCGGCTGTCGGTGATGAACTTCCCCACGGCGTACTGGCAGCAGCTCACGCAGAGCTGGGCCGAATCGCCGCCAACCATCGGTGCCCATGACTTGCGTCTGGTCATCATCGGCGGCGACACCGTGCTGCCCAAGGTGCTGGAGCTGTGGCAGCACGGCCCGCTGGGCAACGTCCGCACGCTCAATGCCTACGGCCCCACTGAGACGCTCATCACCGCGACCACCTTTGACATTCCCAAGGGCTGGAGCGCCACGCGCGTCCCCATCGGTCGGCCGCTGTCGAACCGCCCCTGCTACGTGCTGGATCGGCATGGCGCGCCCGTGCCCATCGGTGTGGCAGGCGAGCTGCACATCGGCGGACCGCTGGTCGCGGCGGGCTACCTCCACCGCCCGGAGCTCACCGCGCAGCGCTTCGTCCCGGACCCGTTCAGCGACGACCCGGCGGCGCGCCTCTACCGAACCGGAGACCTGGTCCGCTACCGGCCTGACGGCACGCTCGAGTTCCTGGGACGCAGCGACCACCAGGTGAAGGTGCGCGGCTTCCGAATCGAGCTGGGAGAAATCGAGTCCGCGCTGAGCGCGCACGAGCACGTCCAGGAAGTGGTCGTCACGGTCCGCGAGGAGCCGGGCGCGCTGGCCGGACATGACAAGCGGCTGGTGGCCTACGTGGTGCCCTCCGCGCGGGGCAGCGTGACCCCTGTCGCGCTCCGCCAGTTCCTGCTGGAGAAGCTGCCGGACTACATGGTCCCCGCCTTCTTCGTCGTCATGGAGGCCATGCCTCTGACGGCCAGCGGGAAGCTGGACCGCAAGGCGCTGCCCGCGCCCGACCCGGAGGCCAGCGCGCCCACGCGGCCCTTCGTCGCACCGCGCACGCCCACCGAGCAGACGCTGGCGGAGGTGTGGATGAAGGCCCTGCGCCTGCCTCGCGTGGGCATCCACGACGACTTCTTCGAACTGGGCGGTGACTCGCTGCTGGCCACGCAGGTGGCCTCGCGACTGCGGGACGCGCTCAAGGTGGAGCTGCCGCTGGAGCGGCTCTTCAAGCAGACGACCATCGCCGGGCTCGCGGAGCACGTGGACACCATCCTGTGGGCGTCACGTGCAGCCGAGGACACCAGCGTCAGCGGCGCGAGCCGTGAAGAGGGGGAGCTGTGA
- a CDS encoding FHA domain-containing protein, translating into MPEPLSAHVSRYLRNREVFERNLPAALLVFTPATEEDRGGDGEEYRLKTVTNAGNPTLGASGPLVFPVVKSRTNAFGRGITVGRTGNNDVVLDDGSVSRFHAWFSREEGHAGFLLTDAGSKNGSWAGGVRLVPRKAVPVADGARLRFGQVEVGFYTTSGFVRMLAVRMAP; encoded by the coding sequence ATGCCCGAGCCGCTCAGTGCCCATGTGTCGCGATACCTCCGCAACCGAGAAGTCTTCGAGCGGAACCTGCCAGCCGCGCTGCTCGTCTTCACTCCAGCGACGGAGGAAGACCGCGGCGGGGACGGGGAGGAGTACCGTCTGAAGACGGTGACGAACGCGGGGAACCCCACGCTGGGGGCCAGCGGGCCCTTGGTGTTTCCCGTCGTGAAATCGCGGACGAACGCCTTCGGGCGGGGCATCACCGTGGGGCGGACGGGCAACAACGACGTGGTCCTGGACGACGGGAGCGTGTCCCGGTTCCACGCCTGGTTCAGCCGGGAGGAAGGCCATGCGGGCTTCCTGCTGACGGACGCCGGGTCCAAGAATGGCTCCTGGGCGGGGGGCGTCCGCCTCGTGCCCCGGAAGGCCGTTCCGGTGGCGGATGGAGCTCGGTTGCGCTTCGGCCAGGTGGAGGTCGGGTTCTACACGACCAGCGGTTTTGTGCGGATGCTGGCCGTGAGGATGGCTCCCTGA